From Candidatus Methylomirabilota bacterium:
CACCGCGACCGCGCTGTCGGTGGCCCTGGGGACGCTGCTCGCCTACGGCGTCTCGCGCTACCGCCTCCTGTCGGACACGCGGATGTTCAATTTGTTGATGCTGCGCATGATCCCGCCCATCGTGGTGGCGGCGCCGCTCACCCTCTACTACGCCGCCCTCAACCTGCTGGATTCGGTGACGGGGCTCGTGATCGTCTACGTCATCATCACGCTCCCCTACTCCGTCTGGATGACGAAGAGCTTCATCGACGAAATCCCCCTCGAGGTCGAACAGGCGGCGGCCATCCTGGGGGCGAGCCGGTGGAGGACGATCTGGGAGGTGACGGTCCCCCTGGCCCGCTCGGGCGTGGTGGCGACGTTCATGTTCGTCCTCATCCTCACCTGGAGCGAGTACCTGCTGGCGCTCATCCTGACCAAGACGGAGGTCGTGACACTGCCGGTGCAGCTCGCCAAGTACGAGGGCTCGAGCGAGGGCCGGGTCTACGGGCGGCAGGCCGCCCTGGCGGTGGGCATCACCATCCCCCTCGTCGTCATCGGCTGCCTGATCCGCAAGCACCTGGTCCGCGGCTTCAGCTTCGGCATGGTGAAGAGGTAGCTCGGCGTGGCGCGCATCGAGCTCCAGGGGCTGCGGAAGGTCTTCGGCCGGGACATCGAGGCGGTCAAGGGGCTCGACCTGGCGATCGAGGAGGGCGAGTTCGTGGTGCTGGTCGGGCCCTCCGGATGCGGCAAGACGACCACGCTGCGCATGATCGCGGGATTCGAGGAGCCGACCGAGGGCGAGATCCGCATCGACGGCCGGGTGGTGAACGACCTGGAGCCCGGCCAGCGGAACCTGGGCATGGTGTTCCAGACCCACGCCCTCTTCCCCCACAAGACGGTGTTCCAGAACATCGAGTTCGGTCCCCGCATGAAGAAGATGGATCCCGAGACGCGCAAGCGCCGCGTGCGGGAGGTCGCCGAGACGGTCAGGATCGCGCATCTGCTGGACAAGCTCCCCGCGCAGTGCTCGGGCGGCGAGGCCCAGCGGGTAGCGCTGGCGCGGACCCTCATCACCGAACCGTCCGCCTTCCTGCTCGACGAGCCCCTGGCCAGCCTGGACGCCAAGCTGCGCCGCGAGATGCGGGCCGAGATCGACCGGTTGCACGAGGAGCTCGAGAAGACATTCGTCTTCGTCACCCACGACCAGGAGGAGGCCATGACGCTGGCCGACCGCATCGTGGTCA
This genomic window contains:
- a CDS encoding carbohydrate ABC transporter permease; amino-acid sequence: MKRTTRRRLYAVLRFAVLGVWLLIVAFPMYWVVATSFKPDHEWFAWPPVYWTKTPTLENYLTVWTGLSRVYRTQEALSMQKPWLALQHSLTIALTATALSVALGTLLAYGVSRYRLLSDTRMFNLLMLRMIPPIVVAAPLTLYYAALNLLDSVTGLVIVYVIITLPYSVWMTKSFIDEIPLEVEQAAAILGASRWRTIWEVTVPLARSGVVATFMFVLILTWSEYLLALILTKTEVVTLPVQLAKYEGSSEGRVYGRQAALAVGITIPLVVIGCLIRKHLVRGFSFGMVKR
- a CDS encoding ABC transporter ATP-binding protein; amino-acid sequence: MARIELQGLRKVFGRDIEAVKGLDLAIEEGEFVVLVGPSGCGKTTTLRMIAGFEEPTEGEIRIDGRVVNDLEPGQRNLGMVFQTHALFPHKTVFQNIEFGPRMKKMDPETRKRRVREVAETVRIAHLLDKLPAQCSGGEAQRVALARTLITEPSAFLLDEPLASLDAKLRREMRAEIDRLHEELEKTFVFVTHDQEEAMTLADRIVVMRDGRIEQMGTPLEIYNDPVDYFVADFFGSPSMNLLRGRIRRSDGGATFEGPGFTLALPPGLAGAPESPCTLGIRPEHLRIGAPSGTFHCKVKLVEPLGKDTLLYFEHGAERPTIAIVEGSSPYQAGESLGVTFDPGRIYLFDAAGRRVRAA